The Sorangiineae bacterium MSr11367 genome window below encodes:
- a CDS encoding GTPase domain-containing protein → MASLNPLTQELVFKIVFYGPGLGGKTTTLQHIHSASAPDKRGKLVSLATPTDRTLYFDFLPLRLQKIRNMTVRLQLFTVPGQVYYSATRKLVLTGADGIVFVADSQTARLDANQESLEDLNANLADHGRALSQLPHTFQWNKRDLSEVVSEDELDRRFNLFSAPSIGTSATRGDGVFEGLEQITKLTMETYRAELPNRREVIMLLDEETSGIADAIRGLAESPRPKPVEAPPVRREKSPLVAAMAAASAQQAQQQPPQAATTGQAAHALARAPDSTGGARARSDGAQSGSYLVPTVSPSSQGGTSFSMAELWPEVDRDAVRKCEHLLAAHDTLGAIMACDVLLSRVLAFAAGLCGSADAPRDPALVCLLIGLDGRRYVKFRALVRAARQSDEVIYREALECFTFVVEARRNATGLAASVL, encoded by the coding sequence ATGGCCTCGCTCAATCCGCTAACTCAGGAGCTCGTCTTCAAGATCGTCTTCTACGGCCCCGGGCTCGGCGGAAAGACGACAACGCTCCAGCATATCCATTCGGCGTCCGCGCCCGACAAACGTGGCAAGCTGGTGTCGCTGGCGACGCCGACGGATCGGACGCTGTACTTCGATTTTCTGCCGCTCCGTCTCCAGAAGATCCGCAACATGACGGTGCGGCTTCAACTTTTCACGGTGCCGGGCCAGGTCTATTACAGCGCGACCCGCAAGCTGGTGCTCACCGGCGCCGATGGCATCGTGTTCGTGGCGGACTCGCAGACCGCGCGGCTCGATGCGAACCAGGAGTCGCTCGAGGATCTGAACGCGAACCTCGCCGACCACGGGCGGGCGCTCTCGCAGCTGCCGCACACGTTCCAGTGGAACAAGCGCGATCTGTCCGAGGTCGTGTCCGAGGACGAGCTGGATCGGCGCTTCAATTTGTTCAGCGCCCCGTCGATTGGGACGAGTGCGACGCGCGGGGATGGGGTCTTCGAGGGGCTCGAGCAGATCACCAAGCTGACGATGGAGACGTACCGCGCCGAGCTGCCGAACCGGCGCGAGGTCATCATGCTGCTCGACGAGGAGACGTCGGGCATCGCGGACGCGATCCGCGGGCTCGCCGAGTCCCCGCGACCGAAGCCCGTGGAGGCGCCGCCGGTGCGCCGAGAGAAGTCGCCGTTGGTGGCCGCCATGGCCGCGGCTTCGGCGCAGCAAGCGCAGCAGCAACCGCCGCAGGCTGCCACGACGGGGCAGGCCGCGCATGCGCTGGCGCGCGCGCCAGATTCGACCGGGGGCGCGCGTGCGCGGTCCGACGGCGCGCAAAGCGGTTCGTACCTGGTGCCGACGGTGTCGCCGTCCTCGCAGGGCGGGACGTCGTTCAGCATGGCCGAGCTCTGGCCCGAGGTGGACCGCGATGCCGTCCGCAAGTGCGAGCACCTCTTGGCCGCGCATGACACGCTGGGCGCGATCATGGCGTGCGACGTGCTGCTTTCGCGCGTGCTCGCCTTTGCCGCGGGGCTCTGTGGCTCGGCGGATGCCCCGCGCGATCCCGCGCTCGTGTGCCTCTTGATCGGCCTGGACGGCCGGCGCTACGTGAAGTTCCGCGCCTTGGTGCGCGCGGCGCGCCAGAGCGACGAAGTGATCTACCGAGAAGCCCTCGAGTGCTTCACCTTCGTCGTCGAAGCGCGCCGCAACGCCACAGGGCTCGCGGCCAGCGTTCTGTGA
- a CDS encoding aldehyde dehydrogenase family protein, which translates to MGAVAFEQREQGAVGQGNGGPQSGGTIRSYAPGSGELLGEVPVMSPSEVVAVVERARKAQAAWGVLPVAERCERLLRLRDAIVDHAEDIVETITRECGKPRHEALAHEVTLIADFLTHYCRHAPQLLAPRPLDLHLLKHRKSYVHYAPRGIIGIISPWNYPFSIPMGDVVAALITGSAAVVKPSEVTPLTMLKAKAIYNGTGLPEDLFGVVTGYGPTGQALIESGVQKVVFTGGVETGRRVAAACGARLVPCVMELGGKAPLIACADADLERTAHAIVYGGFSNAGQACISVERVYAHKDIYAKLLHRVKELTASLRIGDPSKDYVDVGAIIFPKQIEIAERHIEDALQKGAELVLGGQKRPGPGQFFEPTLLANCTHEMTVMTQEIFGPIVPFARVSSEEEALALANSSHLGLNAYVFTKDRDRGRALAERIEAGSVVINDVLINYGAVDTPFGGIKQSGFGRVHGDDALRDMAETRHVNYDRFSPPERDPLWFPYSAKSLGWLMRGFRLLFSGKGLVQRIGQIF; encoded by the coding sequence ATGGGCGCAGTCGCATTCGAGCAACGCGAGCAAGGTGCGGTTGGACAAGGGAACGGCGGGCCCCAATCGGGTGGCACCATTCGAAGCTACGCGCCGGGCAGCGGGGAGCTGCTCGGCGAGGTGCCCGTCATGTCTCCAAGCGAGGTGGTCGCCGTCGTCGAACGCGCGCGCAAAGCGCAGGCCGCGTGGGGCGTGCTCCCCGTGGCCGAGCGCTGTGAGCGGCTGCTGCGCCTGCGCGATGCCATCGTCGACCACGCCGAGGACATCGTCGAGACCATCACGCGCGAGTGCGGCAAGCCCCGCCACGAGGCCTTGGCCCACGAGGTCACCCTCATCGCCGATTTTCTCACGCACTACTGCCGCCACGCCCCGCAGCTGCTCGCACCGCGCCCGCTCGATCTGCACCTGCTGAAGCACCGCAAGAGTTACGTGCACTATGCACCCCGCGGGATCATCGGCATCATCTCGCCCTGGAATTACCCCTTCTCGATCCCCATGGGCGACGTCGTGGCCGCACTCATCACCGGCAGCGCGGCGGTGGTGAAGCCCAGCGAGGTCACGCCGCTCACGATGCTCAAAGCGAAGGCCATCTACAATGGCACGGGCCTCCCCGAGGATCTCTTCGGCGTGGTCACCGGCTACGGCCCCACGGGGCAGGCGCTCATCGAGTCGGGCGTGCAGAAGGTCGTCTTCACCGGCGGCGTCGAGACCGGCCGGCGCGTGGCCGCGGCCTGCGGTGCGCGTCTCGTGCCGTGCGTGATGGAGCTCGGGGGGAAGGCGCCGCTCATCGCCTGCGCCGACGCGGATCTCGAGCGGACCGCGCACGCCATCGTCTATGGCGGCTTCTCCAACGCCGGCCAAGCGTGCATCTCCGTGGAGCGCGTGTACGCGCACAAGGACATCTACGCGAAGCTTCTGCACCGCGTGAAGGAGCTCACCGCGTCGCTGCGCATCGGCGATCCGTCGAAGGACTACGTCGACGTGGGCGCGATCATCTTCCCCAAGCAGATCGAGATCGCCGAACGCCACATCGAGGACGCGCTGCAGAAGGGGGCGGAGCTGGTGCTGGGCGGCCAGAAGCGCCCGGGCCCGGGGCAATTCTTCGAGCCGACCCTCCTGGCCAACTGCACGCACGAAATGACGGTCATGACGCAGGAGATCTTCGGCCCCATCGTGCCCTTTGCGCGCGTCTCCTCGGAGGAGGAGGCCCTAGCGCTGGCCAACAGCTCGCACCTGGGGCTCAATGCCTACGTCTTCACCAAGGATCGCGATCGCGGCCGCGCCCTCGCCGAGCGCATCGAGGCGGGCAGCGTCGTCATCAACGATGTGCTCATCAACTACGGGGCTGTCGACACCCCCTTCGGCGGCATCAAGCAATCGGGCTTCGGCCGCGTCCACGGCGACGATGCTCTGCGCGACATGGCCGAGACCCGCCACGTGAACTACGACCGATTCTCACCGCCCGAGCGCGATCCGCTCTGGTTCCCCTACTCCGCCAAGAGCCTCGGCTGGTTGATGCGCGGCTTCCGCCTGCTCTTCTCCGGAAAGGGCCTCGTGCAGCGGATCGGCCAAATCTTCTAG